A single Methylomonas koyamae DNA region contains:
- a CDS encoding tyrosine-type recombinase/integrase, with protein MTSTDKPVSPLRQRMIDDMRMRKLSPKTQASYIRVVKRFAKFLGRSPDTASTEDLRRYQLYLVDSGISAISLNANLTGLKFLFDNTLDHPELMAKMHAVHEPRKLPVVLSREEVARLLTAADNLKHQTALSVAYGAGLRASEVVALKVSDVDSQRMTLRVEQGKGSKDRYAMLSPVLLERLRAWWKFAHAQGKMLPGGWLFPGLDPIDPLSTRQLTRAVHAAAEAAGIDKRVSMHTLRHSFATHLLEQKVDIRVIQVLLGHKKLETTALYAQVATDILREVVSPIETLPLM; from the coding sequence ATGACCTCGACAGATAAACCCGTCAGCCCCTTGCGTCAACGCATGATCGACGATATGCGGATGCGCAAGTTATCGCCAAAAACCCAAGCCAGTTATATTCGTGTCGTGAAGCGATTCGCGAAGTTCCTGGGCCGCTCACCGGATACGGCGAGCACGGAAGATCTACGCCGTTATCAGTTGTACTTGGTCGATTCCGGCATTTCGGCGATTTCCCTAAATGCCAATCTCACGGGATTGAAGTTTCTATTCGACAACACGCTAGATCATCCAGAGTTAATGGCCAAGATGCATGCAGTGCATGAGCCACGTAAATTGCCGGTGGTCTTGAGTCGCGAAGAGGTGGCTCGCTTGCTCACCGCCGCCGATAATCTCAAACATCAAACGGCCTTATCGGTGGCGTACGGCGCCGGCTTACGGGCCAGCGAGGTGGTGGCATTGAAGGTCAGCGACGTCGATAGCCAGCGCATGACTTTACGCGTCGAACAGGGTAAAGGCAGCAAGGATCGCTATGCGATGTTGTCACCGGTGTTACTGGAGCGTTTACGCGCCTGGTGGAAGTTCGCGCACGCCCAAGGCAAAATGTTGCCAGGCGGTTGGCTGTTTCCGGGCCTGGACCCTATCGACCCGCTCAGCACCCGTCAACTCACCCGCGCCGTCCATGCCGCCGCCGAGGCTGCGGGGATAGACAAGCGGGTATCGATGCATACGCTGCGGCACAGTTTCGCCACGCACTTGCTGGAGCAGAAGGTCGATATTCGCGTCATCCAGGTATTGCTCGGCCACAAGAAACTGGAGACCACGGCATTGTATGCGCAGGTGGCCACCGATATTCTGCGGGAGGTCGTCAGTCCGATCGAGACGTTGCCGTTAATGTAG
- a CDS encoding RHS repeat-associated core domain-containing protein, which produces MKQGTSPVNSQNNSLQTSTRWFWLLAAVFFAVNVFAEQRYTITDLGTLGGNYSMGNAINASGQVTGVAYTANGQSHAFVTNSSGQMIDLGTLGGNNSEGLGINAAGQVTGWAQIANSYRHAILVNPSGVMQDLGTLGTLMSQGNSINNLGQVAGTLTAGGNQYYCFVTDASGQMTWFQLGTYCKANGINDSGLVTGEFQYPNFVKSHAFVANDKGDLLLNYGYGAFGTSINNRSQVALVHEHYNASNMFFTSVATIVSGESPQFIGVGLPSSSNNIVWSINNSGDAVGSSASRVGAAPTATISKNGITRDLNNMLDSSVTGWYLVVAKGINDAGQITGYGSHNGQSRAFLLTPIPDAPISASPKNYGNSNPDCPKALCGNPIDTATGNKFQAETDFIGAPNTGLEMRRFYNSQSNVKTTLGFGWRGSWQQALTIDSANTTVKATREDGRVESFTKSATGDWQSDADVVNQLSVIKDAANQQTGWQLLTRDDAIESYTLDGRLSAITTRAGMTTSLSYDNQNRLSKVTGHFGYALSFAYNSSNQLASISLPDGSRYQYAYDANNNLISVTNPDQTKRQYVYENSTFTHLLTGIIDEKGKRFATWTYDAKGRATSSQHAGGAELTSVAYNADGSSTVTDALGNQHGYNFTTQFDVVKPTNVTGAANKGLGAKAFTYDANGFVASKTDFNGNVTTFVRDAGGQETSRTEAAGTPLARTITTTWHANYRLPIKITEPNRVTSFSYDANGNLLKRTVTAGNDSRSWTFTYNAAGQVLTVDGPRTDVNDISQFAYDNLGNLSSVTDALGHVMQFTAYNANGQLLSSKDANGLVKTLTYDARGRVTSIKAGDETTAYVYDAVGQVIKTIAPDGTAIVFSYDDAHRLVKVTDQLGNHLDYTLDAMGNKLKEQIYDPNNNLAQTLSQQFDNLNRLVATLDAAGKKQVYAYDSNDNPLTVTDPLGNVTSLSYDALNRMIGSVDPDGNHLTTAYDANDNLVSVTDPLTHATQYSYDGLGNALTIDTPDTGVSTNKYDSAGNKIESTDARGEKVGYSYDALNRVKQIQYGNSQIVSFTYDQGTHGIGHLTQMNDAAGVTRWSYNQHGRISSKTFTSGSLTLVTRYNYDANGRLSSIVYPSGNLVQVSYQNGLVTAMDSNGKSLLSSIAYQPFGAPTVWNFGNGAKTTREFDLDGRLVAYDLGERNRQLIYDDEGRISGYQDSNMNYDQSFAYDALSRLLADSTPSSQIDYSYDANGNRTGKLSGTVTDTSTIDAASNRLLKNSNPAKDYSYDAAGNLINDGIHQFTYDARGRLVKASSLLGTEHYLLNGLGQRLAKLKSSPVDMAGDANQDGVLTAVDLRLIVLMTQGSAPVNLAADCNHDSKITSADAVCTQSKMADMRINPNKYAPLGTYFVYDEAGHLIGEYNQKGTPIQETVWLGDMPVAVMAGGSNYYVYADHLNTPKAIADEAGKTIWRWDSEAFGSTLANEDPDKDGKAFVYNLRFPGQYYDQLTGLHYNGFRDYDPKIGRYIESDPIGLNGGLNTYGYVEGNPISKVDVKGLDVIVFSDSFHEVVGIETLNGLAIRSYGPSLAGGSVIHGFKAEEYVEVRRVPYSLQDGQRMLESLQSEDVPLYTGLINCQTYAHSIANKAQYGARMFGIPYFGFWTPLPVDVPGMIQAVPRTFELGWREFKEIIKK; this is translated from the coding sequence ATGAAACAAGGAACCTCCCCGGTAAATTCTCAAAACAATTCCCTACAGACCTCAACTCGATGGTTTTGGCTGCTGGCTGCTGTTTTTTTTGCTGTCAATGTTTTTGCGGAACAGCGTTATACGATCACCGATTTGGGTACGTTGGGTGGAAATTACAGTATGGGTAATGCAATAAATGCTTCTGGACAGGTGACCGGTGTAGCTTACACGGCAAACGGTCAATCTCATGCATTTGTTACTAACAGCAGTGGTCAAATGATCGATTTGGGTACGCTTGGAGGCAATAACAGTGAAGGCTTAGGCATCAATGCAGCGGGGCAAGTGACGGGGTGGGCGCAAATTGCCAATAGCTATCGGCATGCGATTCTGGTAAACCCTAGTGGGGTAATGCAGGATTTGGGCACATTGGGCACACTAATGAGCCAGGGAAATTCAATCAACAACTTAGGGCAAGTCGCCGGAACCCTGACAGCAGGAGGTAATCAATATTACTGCTTCGTGACCGATGCCAGTGGACAAATGACTTGGTTTCAGTTGGGGACTTACTGCAAGGCAAATGGCATCAATGATTCCGGATTGGTAACTGGTGAGTTTCAATACCCTAATTTTGTGAAAAGTCATGCCTTTGTTGCAAATGATAAAGGTGATTTGCTTTTAAATTATGGATATGGAGCTTTTGGGACCAGCATCAATAATCGTAGCCAAGTAGCGTTAGTGCATGAACACTATAACGCCTCGAACATGTTTTTTACTTCTGTGGCCACAATTGTGTCTGGAGAAAGCCCACAATTTATCGGTGTAGGTTTGCCGAGTTCATCTAACAATATAGTATGGAGTATTAATAACTCGGGTGATGCAGTAGGTTCTTCCGCGTCAAGGGTAGGAGCAGCGCCAACGGCAACTATATCGAAAAATGGGATTACGAGAGATTTGAATAATATGCTTGATTCAAGTGTGACTGGTTGGTATCTGGTTGTCGCCAAAGGAATTAACGACGCTGGTCAAATTACTGGATACGGTTCTCATAATGGTCAATCACGTGCATTTCTGTTAACCCCTATCCCAGACGCTCCCATTTCAGCATCTCCAAAAAATTACGGCAATTCAAACCCCGATTGCCCCAAAGCACTTTGCGGAAACCCGATTGATACAGCCACCGGCAACAAATTCCAGGCAGAAACCGATTTCATAGGCGCACCTAACACCGGTCTGGAAATGCGCCGCTTTTACAATAGCCAAAGCAATGTAAAAACCACCCTGGGCTTCGGCTGGCGTGGCAGTTGGCAGCAGGCATTGACTATCGATTCCGCCAATACCACGGTTAAAGCCACCCGAGAAGATGGCCGGGTCGAAAGCTTTACAAAATCCGCGACTGGCGACTGGCAGTCCGATGCTGACGTGGTCAACCAATTGAGTGTGATCAAGGATGCGGCTAACCAACAAACCGGCTGGCAATTGTTGACTCGGGATGACGCAATCGAAAGCTATACGCTGGACGGCCGGTTAAGCGCGATCACCACCCGCGCCGGCATGACGACGAGTTTGAGCTATGACAATCAAAATCGTCTCAGCAAGGTGACAGGCCACTTCGGCTACGCGCTCAGTTTTGCCTACAACAGCAGCAACCAACTGGCCAGCATCAGCTTGCCGGATGGCAGCCGCTATCAATATGCTTACGATGCCAATAACAATCTGATTTCGGTGACTAATCCCGATCAAACCAAGCGGCAATATGTTTACGAAAACAGCACGTTTACCCACCTATTAACCGGCATCATCGACGAGAAAGGCAAACGCTTCGCCACTTGGACTTACGATGCCAAAGGCCGTGCAACCTCATCGCAACATGCCGGCGGTGCTGAATTGACCAGCGTGGCTTATAACGCCGATGGCTCATCCACGGTGACTGACGCCTTGGGTAATCAACACGGTTACAACTTCACCACCCAGTTTGATGTAGTCAAACCGACCAACGTGACCGGAGCCGCCAATAAAGGTCTGGGCGCAAAAGCGTTTACTTACGATGCCAATGGCTTTGTCGCCAGCAAGACCGACTTCAACGGTAATGTCACGACCTTCGTGCGTGATGCCGGCGGTCAGGAAACTTCCCGAACTGAAGCGGCGGGTACTCCTTTGGCGCGGACTATTACCACCACATGGCATGCCAACTATCGTTTGCCGATCAAGATTACTGAACCCAATCGAGTCACCAGCTTCAGTTATGACGCTAACGGTAATCTGCTGAAACGTACTGTAACAGCCGGAAACGACAGCCGGAGCTGGACGTTTACCTACAATGCCGCCGGGCAAGTGTTGACGGTGGACGGCCCGAGAACTGACGTCAACGACATTAGCCAATTTGCCTATGACAATCTGGGCAATCTCAGCAGTGTCACCGATGCGCTGGGGCACGTGATGCAATTCACGGCCTACAACGCCAACGGTCAGCTGCTTAGCAGCAAGGATGCGAACGGCTTGGTAAAAACTCTGACCTATGATGCACGCGGGCGGGTTACTTCGATAAAAGCAGGTGATGAAACCACCGCGTATGTCTACGATGCGGTTGGGCAAGTCATTAAAACCATTGCTCCGGATGGCACTGCTATCGTGTTTAGTTATGACGACGCCCATCGTTTGGTCAAAGTGACTGATCAACTCGGTAACCACCTTGACTATACGCTGGACGCTATGGGCAATAAGCTGAAGGAGCAGATTTACGATCCCAACAACAATTTGGCGCAAACCCTGAGCCAACAGTTCGACAACCTGAATCGTTTGGTTGCCACGCTGGATGCTGCAGGCAAAAAGCAAGTGTATGCCTATGACAGCAACGATAATCCGCTGACTGTGACCGACCCGCTCGGCAATGTCACCAGCTTATCTTACGATGCCCTGAATCGCATGATAGGCAGCGTTGATCCGGACGGCAATCACCTGACAACGGCTTATGACGCTAACGACAATCTAGTGTCGGTCACCGATCCGTTAACGCATGCCACGCAGTATAGCTATGACGGCCTGGGTAATGCCTTGACTATCGATACCCCGGATACCGGAGTGTCAACCAACAAGTATGACAGTGCCGGTAACAAGATCGAATCCACCGATGCCCGTGGCGAAAAGGTCGGTTATAGCTACGATGCCCTCAATAGGGTTAAGCAAATCCAGTACGGCAATAGCCAAATCGTCAGTTTCACATACGATCAAGGCACTCATGGCATAGGTCATCTTACCCAGATGAATGATGCCGCCGGTGTGACGCGCTGGAGTTACAACCAACACGGGCGCATCAGCAGCAAAACCTTTACCTCGGGCAGTTTAACGTTGGTGACCCGATACAATTATGATGCCAATGGCAGGCTTTCAAGCATCGTCTATCCGTCCGGCAATCTGGTGCAAGTGAGCTATCAAAACGGTTTGGTCACCGCGATGGATAGCAACGGCAAATCGTTGTTGAGCAGTATTGCTTATCAACCGTTTGGTGCGCCTACCGTATGGAACTTCGGCAACGGGGCGAAAACCACTCGTGAGTTTGATTTGGATGGACGCTTGGTGGCTTATGACTTGGGCGAGCGTAATCGGCAACTGATTTACGATGATGAAGGTCGAATCTCGGGGTATCAAGACAGCAACATGAACTACGATCAAAGCTTTGCCTACGATGCCTTGAGCCGCTTGCTAGCTGATTCCACACCCAGTAGCCAGATCGATTACAGCTATGACGCCAACGGCAACCGCACAGGTAAGCTGTCCGGCACAGTTACGGACACTTCGACTATAGATGCAGCCAGCAACCGCTTGCTGAAAAACAGTAACCCGGCCAAAGACTACAGCTACGATGCTGCAGGCAATCTCATCAATGACGGCATTCATCAATTTACTTACGATGCTCGTGGCCGTTTGGTCAAAGCCTCCAGCTTACTGGGCACCGAGCATTATTTGCTGAATGGCTTGGGACAAAGGTTGGCTAAGCTGAAAAGCAGCCCGGTGGATATGGCCGGTGATGCCAATCAGGACGGCGTTTTGACGGCTGTCGATTTGCGCCTGATCGTGTTGATGACCCAAGGCAGTGCGCCAGTCAATCTGGCGGCCGATTGTAATCACGACAGCAAAATCACCAGCGCCGATGCGGTGTGTACGCAAAGCAAGATGGCGGATATGCGCATCAACCCCAACAAATATGCGCCACTGGGCACGTATTTTGTCTATGACGAAGCAGGGCATTTAATCGGCGAATACAACCAAAAAGGCACGCCAATTCAGGAAACCGTCTGGCTGGGCGATATGCCGGTGGCGGTGATGGCCGGCGGTAGTAACTATTACGTGTATGCCGATCATCTCAACACCCCCAAAGCCATTGCTGACGAAGCCGGCAAAACCATCTGGCGCTGGGACAGCGAAGCATTCGGCAGCACTTTGGCGAACGAAGATCCGGACAAAGATGGCAAGGCCTTTGTCTATAACCTGCGCTTTCCGGGACAGTATTACGACCAGTTGACCGGCCTGCATTACAACGGCTTTAGGGATTATGACCCGAAGATTGGTAGATATATTGAGAGCGATCCGATTGGGTTGAATGGGGGTCTAAATACTTATGGGTATGTTGAAGGGAATCCGATTAGTAAAGTGGATGTTAAAGGTTTAGACGTAATAGTTTTTTCTGATTCATTCCATGAGGTTGTTGGGATTGAAACTCTAAACGGTTTGGCAATTAGAAGTTACGGACCTTCGTTAGCAGGTGGGAGTGTGATACATGGTTTTAAAGCCGAGGAGTATGTTGAAGTTAGAAGGGTTCCATACTCTTTGCAAGACGGACAACGAATGCTTGAATCTTTACAATCAGAAGATGTTCCACTCTACACAGGATTGATAAATTGTCAGACTTATGCTCATTCGATTGCCAATAAGGCTCAATATGGTGCGAGGATGTTTGGTATACCTTATTTTGGATTTTGGACGCCACTACCTGTAGATGTTCCAGGGATGATTCAGGCAGTACCTCGTACATTTGAGTTGGGCTGGCGAGAATTCAAGGAAATTATTAAGAAATGA
- a CDS encoding phage integrase family protein — translation MALSRTLARKAELLNLTADAAIWQQPCTGSAEWIDKALKSLDRLKSKPAPLPQPNEACSRWLPAAAAARLAQNENIHSLTQLADFINRHGQRWWSQIPRLGQTSATEIQAFFADHAEVLGLRLDLARKSPARPPVTVGSSDIAPIERFRPPEHLSGQSGSNRAPVARCLLDAGNDFEAILAWLSLYDAGTPTHRTYRKEIERFLLWAIFERGKAISSLTTPDCAEFRRFLEDPQPAERWIGPSGQRWSPQWKPFKGPLKPSSARQAEIILSACCDWLVGQRYLDSNPFAGLSKRGYGRRQGTDRLLSPPLWDYLIGFAERQANNSATPDNKRADHRRTLFILRFAYLTGLRLHELTKARIGDLERLTGYDGDQWWLNVVGKGKVHRQVPIAPQLIDEINAHLRDRQLKSIGYAAPNTPIVGKLRNRLRDAPDDAQSAVFLSESALYQKLKAFFEAAADDIGPTDPVAADKIRRASTHWLRHTHGSHAVYKGVPLEIVRDNLGHKNIATTSIYVHSDKDSRYKAILGMSGD, via the coding sequence ATGGCCCTGTCCCGCACCCTCGCGCGCAAAGCCGAGCTGTTGAATTTGACGGCCGATGCAGCCATTTGGCAACAGCCGTGCACCGGCAGTGCCGAGTGGATTGACAAAGCCTTGAAGTCTTTGGATCGCCTGAAAAGCAAACCGGCGCCATTGCCGCAACCGAATGAAGCCTGTAGCCGTTGGCTGCCAGCCGCGGCCGCGGCGCGCTTAGCGCAAAACGAAAACATTCACAGCCTGACCCAGTTGGCGGATTTCATCAACCGACATGGCCAGCGCTGGTGGTCGCAAATCCCGCGCTTGGGCCAAACATCCGCCACCGAGATTCAGGCTTTTTTTGCCGATCATGCGGAGGTATTGGGCCTTCGCCTGGATTTGGCGAGAAAATCCCCGGCACGACCACCGGTAACAGTGGGTTCGTCCGATATCGCCCCCATCGAACGATTCCGGCCACCCGAGCATCTGAGCGGGCAATCCGGCTCAAACCGCGCTCCGGTCGCTAGGTGTCTATTGGACGCCGGCAACGATTTCGAGGCGATTTTGGCCTGGTTGTCCTTATACGACGCCGGAACCCCGACCCATCGCACCTACCGGAAGGAAATAGAGCGGTTTTTGTTGTGGGCGATCTTTGAGCGCGGCAAGGCGATATCGTCGCTGACCACGCCGGATTGCGCCGAATTTCGCCGTTTCCTCGAAGACCCGCAGCCGGCCGAGCGTTGGATCGGTCCCTCTGGACAACGTTGGTCACCGCAATGGAAACCGTTCAAAGGTCCGCTGAAACCCAGTAGTGCTCGCCAAGCCGAAATCATTCTCAGTGCCTGCTGCGACTGGCTGGTAGGCCAGCGCTATTTGGACAGCAACCCCTTCGCCGGCTTAAGCAAGCGCGGCTACGGGCGACGCCAGGGCACCGATCGATTACTGTCTCCCCCACTCTGGGACTATTTGATTGGCTTTGCCGAACGGCAAGCCAACAACTCCGCTACCCCGGACAATAAGCGGGCCGATCACCGGCGAACCTTGTTCATTCTGCGCTTCGCTTACTTGACCGGTTTACGTCTTCACGAATTGACCAAAGCGAGAATTGGCGATCTGGAACGCCTCACCGGTTACGACGGCGACCAATGGTGGTTAAACGTCGTCGGTAAAGGTAAGGTGCATCGCCAGGTCCCGATTGCTCCGCAGCTGATTGACGAAATCAATGCTCATTTGCGAGACCGGCAACTCAAATCAATTGGTTATGCTGCGCCGAACACCCCGATTGTCGGCAAATTACGCAATCGCTTAAGGGATGCGCCTGACGACGCGCAAAGCGCCGTTTTCCTCAGCGAATCGGCGCTGTACCAAAAGCTCAAGGCCTTTTTTGAAGCCGCCGCGGACGATATCGGTCCAACCGACCCTGTCGCGGCGGACAAAATCCGCCGAGCCAGTACCCATTGGCTACGCCATACGCATGGTAGCCACGCCGTTTACAAAGGGGTTCCGCTGGAAATCGTGCGGGACAATCTCGGCCACAAAAACATCGCCACTACCTCGATTTATGTACATTCCGATAAAGACTCGCGGTACAAAGCCATATTGGGAATGTCAGGTGATTAA
- a CDS encoding IS91 family transposase, with protein sequence MRRLALEVADIFRAHGPAWRQAQQAHLSLGQLKVMSAIEQCRTATLGGHVLCCPACQHQDIAYNSCRNRHCPKCQASAAKRWLDARQTDLLPVEYYHVVFTLPAPISAIAYYNKTIVYGLLFEIAAETLRTIAADPKHLGAQIGATLVLHTWGSALTHHPHVHGIVPGGGLSLDGERWVSCKRGFFLSVRVLSRLFRRRFLEALSQAQAAGQLQFFGEYAHLSDTVAFADWLAPLRKCEWVVYAKRPFAGPEAVLAYLSRYTHRVAIANSRLLAMDERGVTFRWKDYRAKGRTRQKTMTLNPDEFIRRFLLHVLPSGFHRIRHVGLLANGRRRDHLARARELLKVMPEPTQTQADALETTTPPTFVCPDCGAAMIIIEILTRKPLIRAPPPQGPVP encoded by the coding sequence ATGAGGCGGCTTGCGCTTGAGGTCGCGGATATTTTCCGCGCCCACGGTCCCGCTTGGCGACAAGCTCAGCAGGCTCACTTAAGCCTGGGCCAGCTGAAAGTCATGTCCGCCATCGAACAGTGCCGCACCGCGACATTGGGTGGGCATGTGCTGTGTTGTCCGGCTTGCCAGCATCAAGACATCGCCTACAACTCCTGCCGCAACCGGCATTGCCCGAAGTGCCAGGCCAGCGCGGCCAAACGCTGGCTCGACGCCCGCCAGACCGATCTGTTGCCGGTCGAGTATTACCATGTGGTATTCACCCTGCCGGCACCGATCAGCGCCATCGCTTATTACAATAAAACCATCGTCTATGGCTTGTTGTTCGAGATCGCGGCAGAAACCTTACGCACGATTGCCGCCGATCCGAAACATCTGGGTGCACAGATCGGCGCCACCCTGGTGTTGCATACCTGGGGTTCGGCCTTAACCCATCATCCGCACGTGCATGGCATCGTTCCGGGTGGTGGCTTGTCGCTGGACGGTGAGCGCTGGGTCAGCTGCAAGCGCGGCTTCTTTTTATCGGTACGCGTGCTGTCGCGGCTGTTTCGACGCCGGTTTCTGGAGGCACTCAGCCAGGCGCAGGCGGCTGGCCAATTACAGTTCTTCGGCGAATATGCGCATCTGTCGGATACCGTGGCTTTCGCCGACTGGCTCGCGCCGCTGCGAAAGTGCGAATGGGTGGTTTACGCCAAACGCCCGTTTGCCGGACCTGAAGCAGTGCTGGCTTATCTGTCCCGTTATACCCATCGTGTGGCCATTGCCAATTCACGCTTGCTGGCCATGGACGAACGCGGCGTCACCTTCCGCTGGAAAGACTACCGGGCTAAAGGCAGGACACGGCAGAAAACCATGACCCTCAACCCAGATGAGTTCATTCGGCGATTTTTGCTGCATGTCCTACCCAGCGGTTTTCACCGCATTCGCCATGTGGGCTTGCTGGCCAATGGCAGGCGGCGAGACCATCTGGCCCGAGCCCGGGAATTGCTGAAGGTGATGCCGGAACCCACGCAAACCCAAGCGGACGCGCTGGAAACAACAACCCCGCCGACCTTCGTCTGCCCGGATTGCGGGGCAGCCATGATAATCATCGAAATCTTGACGCGCAAACCGTTGATTCGGGCGCCACCGCCACAGGGTCCTGTGCCATGA